One window of the Chitinophaga niabensis genome contains the following:
- a CDS encoding glycoside hydrolase family 2 TIM barrel-domain containing protein: MQIKKYLLLAIALVGACSTQAQQKSRLNNGWEFLRSDLGGIWEAVRPVGKGAPEASPLWEAISLPHCVNANDCVDPDLNYYQGPAWYRTQLKISNPYANGRTLLHFEGAGQKTDVYVYTTKVGSHIGGYDEWTVDITDAVAAFRKTPAYKQQFKENIPISIRTDNSRDLEMIPSSLSDFNVYGGIYRYLNLVYAPALSIQRLQVVTEASGNMAVEVYPYNKYGFNKALFKTVLKDPAGKVIDQASYEIDGLDIKAHVPVAAFKVKEPKLWSTTSPALYTVETSVTAGNGTYTQIEKIGFRSFKFEKQGPFFLNGQRLLLNGTHRHEDHAGVAAAMTDDMMRREMILMKDMGVNFIRLGHYQQSRTILQLCDSLGIVVWEEIPWCRGGLGGKTYKEQAKRMLTNMIEQHHNHPSVIIWGLGNENDWPGDFPEFDKEKIRTFMKELNDLSHKLDPSRKTAIRRCDFCKDIVDVYSPSIWAGWYRGIYTEYKQTSEDEFKKVDRFLHVEWGGDSHAGRHSETPDKALQNVKTGNGTDERAGDASLYGGAARVSKDGDWSESYICNLMDWHLKEQETMPWLTGTAQWVFKDFSTPIRPDNPVPYMNQKGLVERDLTPKDAYYVFQSYWATKPMARIYGHSWPVRWGSEGESKMVKVYSNCEEAELFVNGKSLGKKKRNSQDFPAAGLRWEVVFNKGKNEVKVVARKGKETTQDQVSFEYQTAKWSKPAKMTLQQIALEKGIATLEVKVFDSNNVYCPDAANWVRFSLAGDGKLIDNQGTSSGSRFVQLYSGRAIIRVDTKNGKNVAAVKSEGMETVTLNLK; the protein is encoded by the coding sequence ATGCAAATTAAAAAGTACTTATTACTGGCTATTGCGCTGGTAGGTGCCTGCTCCACACAGGCCCAGCAAAAATCAAGACTAAATAACGGTTGGGAATTCCTGCGGTCGGACCTGGGAGGCATCTGGGAAGCCGTACGCCCTGTGGGCAAAGGCGCACCGGAGGCATCTCCTTTATGGGAAGCGATCTCTCTTCCGCATTGCGTTAATGCAAACGATTGCGTAGATCCGGATCTCAACTATTACCAGGGCCCCGCATGGTACCGTACACAGCTGAAGATCAGCAACCCTTATGCAAACGGCAGAACGCTCCTTCACTTTGAAGGTGCCGGTCAGAAAACGGACGTGTATGTATACACGACCAAAGTTGGCAGCCATATCGGCGGTTATGATGAATGGACGGTAGACATCACGGATGCAGTAGCTGCTTTCCGGAAGACCCCTGCCTATAAGCAGCAGTTCAAGGAAAATATTCCCATATCCATCAGAACAGATAATAGCCGTGACCTGGAAATGATCCCTTCCAGCTTATCTGACTTTAATGTATATGGCGGCATTTACCGTTACCTGAACCTGGTGTATGCACCGGCTTTGTCTATTCAAAGACTGCAGGTGGTAACGGAAGCATCAGGTAATATGGCGGTGGAAGTTTATCCGTACAACAAGTACGGATTCAATAAAGCGTTGTTTAAAACGGTATTGAAAGACCCCGCCGGTAAAGTAATTGATCAGGCTTCCTATGAGATTGATGGCCTGGACATCAAAGCGCATGTACCTGTTGCTGCATTCAAAGTAAAAGAGCCCAAATTATGGAGCACCACATCTCCTGCATTGTACACGGTGGAAACATCGGTTACTGCAGGGAATGGTACCTATACACAGATCGAAAAGATTGGTTTTCGCTCTTTTAAATTCGAAAAGCAGGGACCTTTCTTCCTGAACGGCCAAAGACTTTTGCTGAATGGTACCCACCGTCATGAAGATCATGCAGGTGTAGCTGCTGCTATGACCGATGATATGATGCGCAGGGAAATGATCCTCATGAAAGACATGGGCGTGAATTTCATCCGCCTGGGCCATTACCAACAATCCCGCACTATCCTGCAGTTGTGCGATAGTCTTGGTATTGTAGTATGGGAAGAGATCCCCTGGTGCCGTGGCGGACTGGGTGGCAAAACCTATAAGGAGCAGGCTAAACGTATGCTCACGAATATGATCGAGCAACATCACAATCATCCTTCCGTGATCATCTGGGGCCTCGGGAATGAGAACGACTGGCCCGGCGACTTCCCTGAATTCGATAAAGAAAAGATTCGCACGTTCATGAAAGAACTGAATGATCTTTCTCATAAACTGGATCCTTCCCGCAAAACGGCCATCCGCCGTTGTGATTTCTGTAAGGATATTGTAGATGTATATTCTCCCTCTATCTGGGCAGGCTGGTACCGCGGTATTTACACAGAGTATAAACAAACATCGGAAGACGAATTCAAAAAAGTAGATCGCTTCCTGCACGTAGAGTGGGGTGGTGACAGCCATGCAGGCCGCCATTCTGAAACACCGGATAAAGCGCTGCAGAACGTCAAAACAGGCAATGGTACAGATGAACGTGCAGGTGATGCTTCTTTATATGGTGGCGCAGCACGCGTATCAAAAGACGGAGACTGGAGTGAAAGTTATATCTGCAATCTCATGGACTGGCACCTGAAAGAACAGGAAACCATGCCATGGCTCACAGGTACCGCGCAATGGGTGTTCAAAGATTTCTCTACACCTATACGGCCGGATAACCCTGTGCCCTATATGAATCAGAAAGGCCTGGTGGAAAGAGACCTCACACCCAAGGATGCATATTATGTGTTTCAGTCGTATTGGGCAACCAAACCCATGGCACGTATCTATGGCCATTCCTGGCCGGTAAGATGGGGGAGTGAAGGAGAAAGTAAAATGGTGAAAGTATATTCCAATTGTGAAGAAGCAGAGTTGTTTGTAAACGGAAAGAGCCTTGGTAAAAAGAAACGCAACAGCCAGGATTTCCCTGCAGCAGGTTTACGCTGGGAGGTAGTGTTCAATAAAGGAAAGAACGAAGTGAAAGTAGTGGCGCGCAAAGGAAAAGAAACTACACAGGACCAGGTTTCTTTTGAATACCAAACAGCGAAATGGAGCAAACCTGCAAAGATGACCCTGCAGCAGATTGCATTGGAGAAAGGTATTGCCACACTGGAAGTAAAAGTATTTGACAGTAATAATGTGTATTGCCCCGATGCTGCTAACTGGGTAAGATTCTCGCTGGCAGGAGATGGTAAACTGATAGACAACCAGGGTACTTCCTCCGGATCCAGATTTGTGCAGTTATACAGCGGTAGAGCCATCATTCGTGTGGATACTAAAAATGGAAAGAACGTAGCTGCGGTGAAAAGTGAAGGCATGGAAACAGTTACATTAAACTTAAAATAA
- a CDS encoding LexA family protein codes for MRIVARQENLQFYTLQERETLPLPYVSTPVKAGFPSPAQDFMEEDIDLVAFLGMNKPSVYIVRVDGNSMQDEHIPDNSYLVVDRSLKPQPHDIVVAVLNGEFTVKTLVKSTAGWMLYPANAVYDPIMIREGDDFQVWGVVAQVIIDRKEMRKRH; via the coding sequence ATGAGAATCGTTGCCCGGCAGGAGAACCTGCAATTTTATACGCTTCAGGAAAGAGAAACGCTGCCTTTACCCTATGTGAGCACACCTGTTAAAGCCGGCTTCCCCTCTCCGGCACAAGACTTCATGGAAGAAGATATAGACCTCGTTGCATTTTTAGGCATGAACAAACCCTCCGTATACATTGTACGGGTAGATGGTAATTCTATGCAGGATGAACATATACCAGACAATAGTTACCTGGTGGTAGACAGGTCCCTGAAACCACAACCACACGATATTGTAGTAGCTGTACTGAATGGAGAGTTCACGGTTAAAACCCTGGTGAAATCTACCGCCGGCTGGATGTTATATCCTGCCAACGCCGTGTATGATCCTATTATGATCAGGGAGGGAGACGACTTCCAGGTATGGGGTGTGGTAGCCCAGGTGATCATTGACCGCAAAGAAATGAGAAAGCGGCATTGA
- a CDS encoding outer membrane beta-barrel protein — protein MKRMNLLITAMLALAFTTTHAQTSKFYIKAAGGYFFSVSNGQFPDVGPYPPRDQHDVVNPTTGGITTVSEKVLTGSYGEGFRGGLTLGYNFNRYVGIEGTFNYFQSVKNLMTRNVTTIQGTTTTVGSVESRGHVNAIDFAPSLVFSPGLEKWNPYVRFGFVVPLWGRLNIETEATRTSAVPGQPATVVAQTAIHREEEVKPSPTIGFQGALGVTYAVAKRFDIFLETEYRNVPVKSKSKEVTAYNEVTNVVNTTNGTVISTQRRGLNDLSTAERETDYVTTLDQNSNTPTGTAGSKTNYKNDNTPANDLKSYINIGGLGANLGVRLRF, from the coding sequence ATGAAACGGATGAACCTGCTTATAACAGCCATGTTAGCTTTGGCATTTACTACTACTCATGCACAGACAAGTAAGTTTTACATAAAAGCCGCCGGAGGTTATTTCTTCAGTGTTTCCAATGGCCAGTTCCCGGATGTAGGGCCTTATCCTCCAAGAGATCAGCACGATGTTGTGAACCCCACTACCGGCGGTATCACCACGGTTTCTGAAAAAGTACTGACCGGCTCTTATGGAGAAGGTTTCAGGGGTGGTTTAACCCTGGGATATAACTTCAATAGGTACGTAGGTATAGAAGGTACTTTCAACTACTTCCAGAGCGTAAAGAACCTGATGACGCGTAATGTTACCACCATCCAGGGAACTACAACAACAGTAGGGAGCGTGGAATCAAGAGGGCATGTGAATGCCATAGATTTTGCACCCAGCCTGGTGTTCAGCCCCGGTCTTGAAAAATGGAACCCTTATGTGCGTTTTGGTTTTGTAGTACCATTGTGGGGCCGCCTGAATATAGAAACGGAAGCCACCCGTACCAGTGCTGTGCCGGGGCAACCGGCAACCGTAGTGGCACAGACGGCCATACACCGTGAGGAAGAAGTGAAGCCAAGCCCTACCATTGGATTCCAGGGAGCGTTAGGTGTTACTTATGCAGTGGCCAAACGCTTTGATATCTTCCTGGAAACAGAATACAGGAATGTACCGGTGAAGAGCAAAAGCAAAGAAGTGACCGCGTATAATGAAGTGACCAATGTGGTGAACACCACTAACGGAACCGTGATCTCAACACAACGGAGAGGGCTGAACGATCTCAGCACTGCTGAAAGGGAAACGGATTATGTGACCACACTGGACCAGAATTCCAATACACCCACCGGTACTGCCGGTTCTAAAACAAATTATAAGAATGATAATACACCTGCTAATGACCTGAAGTCCTATATCAATATAGGTGGTCTTGGTGCCAACCTGGGCGTACGGTTACGTTTCTGA
- a CDS encoding AraC family transcriptional regulator yields the protein MLRKKEGFEGQRAIIVPRKIITDLCVSNPVIEGAFVTDIGYYPKAKYHFRQRLHGIDQNILIYCVEGKGTAQIGKRKYSLGPDTFVVIPAGSAHSYAADENDSWTIYWMHFKGPAANAIVEAMIRQHSGHSGTITFQQKRLHLFEDIYASLERGYGNDNLCYANMCLWHFLSSFMYDDKFNLSEKKQSTDVVEMSINYMQQQLSKMLTLANIAQSVNLSASHYSSIFRKKTGFAPMEYFNHLKIQKACQYLIFTDLRVKEIAYKLGMEDPYYFSRMFNKLMGVSPNHYRTKRGT from the coding sequence ATGTTAAGAAAAAAAGAAGGATTCGAAGGCCAGCGGGCCATTATTGTTCCAAGGAAGATCATCACTGATCTCTGCGTCAGCAACCCGGTCATTGAAGGAGCTTTTGTGACGGATATCGGTTATTATCCCAAAGCGAAATATCACTTCCGCCAGCGGCTTCATGGTATTGATCAGAACATCCTGATCTATTGTGTGGAAGGAAAGGGAACTGCGCAGATCGGTAAACGCAAATATTCATTAGGGCCGGATACTTTTGTAGTGATCCCTGCGGGCAGTGCACATAGTTATGCGGCAGACGAAAATGATTCCTGGACCATCTATTGGATGCATTTCAAAGGCCCTGCCGCTAATGCGATCGTGGAAGCCATGATCAGGCAACACAGCGGGCATAGCGGTACCATTACTTTTCAGCAAAAGCGCCTGCATCTTTTTGAAGATATCTATGCCAGCCTGGAACGGGGTTATGGGAATGATAATCTGTGTTATGCCAATATGTGTTTATGGCATTTCTTATCTTCTTTTATGTATGATGATAAGTTCAACCTCTCTGAGAAAAAGCAAAGTACGGATGTGGTGGAAATGTCTATCAACTATATGCAACAGCAGTTGTCCAAAATGCTTACGCTGGCTAATATTGCGCAATCCGTTAACCTGTCTGCCTCCCACTATTCCAGCATCTTCCGGAAGAAAACGGGCTTTGCCCCTATGGAATACTTCAATCACCTGAAGATCCAGAAGGCATGCCAATACCTGATATTCACGGATCTCCGGGTGAAAGAAATAGCGTATAAACTGGGGATGGAAGATCCCTATTATTTTTCGCGGATGTTCAATAAACTGATGGGTGTTTCTCCCAATCATTATCGTACCAAGCGAGGCACCTGA
- a CDS encoding SusC/RagA family TonB-linked outer membrane protein, which yields MKKHFQLFWVFSFIFCHAAFSQGSVIKGKITGSNQSPLPNISVQVKGTGTGAITNPQGEFSLTAPADATLIISSIGFIRKEVSVSGRQFIAVTLEEDSKQLTDVVVIGYQSTARKNVTTSISSISAKDIEPYTSGTVATAIQGKLAGVQVMAADGSVGSQPRILVRGLSSITGNTTPLVIVDGMEIGYNFMNTINPLDIATIDILKDASAASIYGARSGQGVILITTKRGKGATQINFQAAYGIATPPKIKIAGAQEYAATMNKIAENSGTALPFPDVSTLKDNNYWDQTFGQGTKQSYNMSVTGGKEGLSVFGSMGYYSESSYAGDRGGQWKKATARLNVDWDINKVVKLGFGLAPRYENYPFAPLNLTWPAFAMDPTVAPYRTEAEVRASLPALTGTFADLMTAFNPYYSMVGRSSFNGIVSPEFNLRTNFDKREYFGGQFNTYLELKPLKGLVLKTALDATANFSQQNTYAPKYYFATNSYNAKTTVGTNTSYNSRLKITNTADYTLPLPADHAVNVLLGHSYDNYTTKGSNASRENIPFDTEPFRFINGGNLVTGGGGGYQPGAAPFGKMLSFFGSLRYNYKEKYYLSGAMRADASSLVNPLYRWGYFPSVSGAWVVSQEPFFESISQTLSYFKLRAGWGRSGGNLPGSVGEYMSYVTPVNYVDANGGPIYGYTPGTISNPELRWEIQEDYTIGFDATLFHDKLNVTVERYIKTPNNLSLTVRVDPVLGYPQGYISTQNVNIGKMTTKGWDIAVGYKDNITRKLSFGLNLTLSQFKSTINYLSTSDPIIGGEANEVISTFRSRTTVGHAPGVWWGYIADGVFQTNEEAAAYVNKNGVRLQPQATAGDLKFRDYNGDGKLDNSDLSDIGSPYPKFSGGLTLTLNYSNFDFRTELYGVFGQQNFNNYRRNMVPGPNYNFLSGFQNQFWSGPGSTNSFPILRKTDLNGNFTKMSTFFLEKGNFVRCNVMQLGYTVPPKLIKGIKNIRVYVSAQNLFTITNYSGLNPDVPWYSSISYNGLDNYQMLVPRTYLFGLNIGL from the coding sequence ATGAAAAAACACTTCCAGCTCTTCTGGGTTTTTTCCTTCATTTTTTGCCATGCCGCTTTTTCACAAGGCTCGGTCATTAAAGGAAAGATCACCGGCAGTAATCAATCTCCCTTACCAAATATTTCTGTACAGGTGAAAGGAACCGGTACAGGAGCCATTACCAACCCCCAGGGTGAATTTTCACTCACCGCTCCGGCAGACGCAACACTGATCATCTCTTCCATTGGCTTCATTAGAAAAGAAGTATCTGTATCCGGCCGCCAGTTTATTGCCGTTACACTGGAAGAGGACAGTAAACAACTGACAGATGTGGTAGTGATCGGCTACCAGTCTACCGCCAGGAAGAATGTGACCACTTCTATTTCTTCCATATCAGCCAAAGATATTGAACCGTATACCTCCGGCACTGTGGCTACAGCCATACAAGGTAAGCTGGCAGGTGTGCAGGTGATGGCTGCAGATGGTTCCGTAGGTTCGCAGCCCCGCATCCTGGTGCGCGGCCTTAGTAGTATCACCGGTAATACCACACCACTGGTGATCGTAGATGGAATGGAAATAGGCTACAATTTCATGAATACCATTAACCCCCTGGATATTGCCACTATCGATATCCTGAAAGATGCTTCCGCCGCTTCCATCTATGGTGCCCGTTCCGGTCAGGGTGTGATCCTGATCACCACAAAACGTGGTAAAGGTGCCACGCAGATCAACTTCCAGGCTGCCTATGGTATTGCCACACCCCCTAAAATTAAGATCGCAGGTGCGCAGGAATATGCTGCCACTATGAACAAGATCGCAGAGAACAGCGGAACAGCACTTCCTTTCCCGGATGTGAGTACGTTGAAGGATAACAATTACTGGGATCAGACCTTTGGGCAGGGTACCAAACAGAGTTATAACATGAGCGTGACGGGTGGAAAAGAAGGCCTCTCTGTTTTTGGCAGCATGGGTTATTATTCAGAGAGTTCATATGCCGGTGACCGAGGTGGCCAGTGGAAGAAAGCCACCGCCCGCCTGAATGTGGATTGGGACATCAACAAAGTGGTGAAACTGGGTTTCGGCTTAGCACCCCGTTATGAGAATTATCCCTTTGCGCCGCTGAACCTTACCTGGCCTGCTTTTGCGATGGACCCAACTGTAGCGCCTTATAGAACGGAAGCAGAAGTGCGTGCTTCCCTGCCTGCACTAACAGGTACTTTCGCAGACCTGATGACGGCCTTTAATCCTTATTACAGCATGGTCGGCCGTTCTTCCTTCAATGGCATTGTGAGCCCGGAATTCAACCTCCGTACTAATTTCGATAAGCGGGAATATTTCGGCGGCCAGTTCAATACTTACCTGGAACTGAAACCACTGAAGGGTCTTGTACTTAAAACAGCGCTGGATGCAACCGCTAACTTTTCTCAGCAGAACACTTACGCGCCTAAATATTATTTCGCTACAAACAGTTACAATGCCAAAACAACGGTTGGTACCAATACTTCCTATAACAGCCGCTTAAAGATCACGAATACGGCAGATTATACTTTGCCGCTGCCTGCAGACCATGCCGTGAACGTACTGCTGGGGCATAGCTATGATAACTATACTACCAAAGGCTCTAATGCATCACGTGAGAATATTCCTTTTGATACGGAACCATTCCGCTTTATCAATGGAGGTAACCTCGTAACCGGCGGCGGTGGAGGATATCAGCCCGGTGCTGCACCATTCGGGAAAATGCTTTCCTTCTTCGGTTCACTCCGTTATAACTATAAAGAAAAGTATTACCTCAGCGGCGCTATGCGGGCAGACGCTTCTTCACTCGTAAATCCTTTATACCGCTGGGGCTATTTCCCATCGGTATCCGGTGCATGGGTGGTGTCACAGGAGCCTTTCTTTGAAAGCATCAGCCAAACGCTCAGCTACTTTAAATTAAGGGCCGGCTGGGGAAGGTCTGGTGGTAACCTGCCTGGCAGTGTAGGTGAATACATGTCCTATGTAACACCTGTCAATTATGTAGATGCCAACGGCGGTCCTATCTATGGATATACACCCGGCACCATCAGCAACCCTGAACTGCGTTGGGAGATACAGGAAGATTATACCATAGGTTTTGATGCAACACTTTTCCACGATAAACTGAACGTAACCGTAGAGCGTTATATCAAAACACCCAATAACCTTTCCTTAACGGTAAGAGTAGATCCTGTACTGGGATATCCGCAGGGATATATTTCAACACAAAATGTGAACATCGGGAAGATGACCACCAAAGGCTGGGATATCGCAGTAGGTTACAAGGATAATATCACCCGTAAACTGAGCTTTGGCCTGAACCTCACCCTCAGCCAGTTTAAAAGTACCATTAATTACCTCTCTACCTCAGATCCTATCATAGGCGGAGAAGCGAATGAAGTGATCTCCACTTTCCGCTCCCGTACCACAGTGGGTCATGCACCAGGTGTGTGGTGGGGGTATATTGCAGACGGTGTATTCCAGACCAATGAAGAAGCGGCAGCTTATGTGAACAAGAACGGCGTGCGCCTGCAGCCACAGGCTACTGCGGGCGATCTGAAGTTCAGGGATTATAACGGAGATGGCAAACTGGATAACAGCGACCTGTCTGATATCGGATCCCCTTACCCTAAATTCTCCGGTGGTTTAACGCTCACCCTCAATTACAGCAACTTTGATTTCAGAACAGAATTGTACGGCGTATTCGGTCAGCAGAATTTCAACAACTACAGGAGGAATATGGTGCCCGGCCCTAATTACAACTTCCTGTCTGGTTTCCAGAACCAGTTCTGGAGCGGCCCTGGTTCTACGAATAGTTTCCCGATCCTGCGGAAAACAGACCTCAATGGAAACTTCACAAAGATGTCCACCTTCTTCCTGGAGAAAGGAAATTTTGTTCGCTGCAATGTGATGCAACTGGGTTATACCGTTCCGCCAAAATTGATCAAAGGAATTAAGAATATAAGGGTGTACGTGTCTGCACAGAACCTATTTACCATTACCAATTATTCAGGCCTGAATCCGGATGTGCCCTGGTATTCTTCCATCTCCTACAACGGGTTGGATAACTACCAGATGCTGGTTCCAAGAACTTATTTATTCGGATTGAACATTGGTTTGTAA
- a CDS encoding RagB/SusD family nutrient uptake outer membrane protein, whose protein sequence is MKKFILLFAGFAIGGSSCSLDQDPYGSAIVESQYYTTLAQCNTSTLVAYRFIDYATWWEILNFRFLSGEASSDNAWIGNTYQSTHPTYDAVAHYTLDAANDRNEAQWIDLYKSIGRFNSTIAGIQRAPIDDNSKKQFIAELKFLRAWCYFDLVRNWGGVPIVLTILSPDNHPARNTVKEVYDQVIADLQEGVAILPKKSQYPATEKFRASKGAALTLLAKTYLYIEDWPKAELAAKEVIDQGEYNLETSFATLWAYTYRNGTESIFEHQNGSSQVPALPANDFAKMLNSVADAGWGYYSATSDLENAYKSEGDSIRLQWTINRHGLPVAGDPNTPSFDGRPYPALNSHSKSARFSRKHYIPKAQRPANGLPALNDKILRFSEALLIHAEACAMQNKTTEALASLKRVRDRVNLTTNMALTGWDLINAVRKERRLEFAFEGDRLYDIRRWKDQAGKPVINSIMGPNGSFVLYNTQTSTDVWEKRNPVELQNKGFNFNPEIHALWPIPSNQIIISEGAVKQNPGYF, encoded by the coding sequence ATGAAAAAATTCATCTTACTCTTTGCAGGGTTCGCTATAGGAGGGAGTTCCTGTTCACTGGACCAGGACCCTTATGGCTCTGCGATCGTAGAATCACAATATTATACCACACTCGCACAATGTAATACTTCCACACTGGTAGCTTACCGTTTTATAGATTATGCTACCTGGTGGGAAATACTCAACTTTCGTTTCCTGTCCGGAGAAGCTTCCAGTGATAATGCGTGGATAGGCAACACCTATCAATCCACACACCCTACTTACGATGCGGTAGCACATTATACACTGGATGCTGCGAACGACAGGAATGAAGCTCAATGGATAGACCTCTATAAAAGTATCGGCCGTTTCAACAGCACCATTGCAGGTATCCAGCGTGCGCCCATTGATGATAACAGCAAAAAGCAGTTCATTGCGGAACTGAAGTTCCTGCGCGCCTGGTGTTACTTTGACCTGGTGCGTAACTGGGGAGGTGTACCCATTGTGCTAACCATCCTTTCTCCGGATAACCATCCTGCGCGTAACACTGTGAAAGAGGTGTACGACCAGGTGATTGCCGATCTGCAGGAAGGTGTGGCAATACTGCCTAAAAAATCACAGTACCCTGCCACGGAAAAGTTCAGGGCATCCAAAGGCGCTGCATTAACACTGCTGGCTAAAACCTACCTGTATATAGAAGACTGGCCCAAGGCAGAGCTGGCAGCCAAAGAGGTGATAGACCAGGGTGAATATAACCTGGAAACCAGTTTTGCTACGTTATGGGCTTATACTTACAGGAATGGAACGGAATCTATCTTTGAACATCAGAACGGTTCCTCACAGGTACCCGCCCTGCCGGCAAACGATTTTGCAAAAATGCTGAACTCTGTTGCTGATGCCGGCTGGGGATATTATTCCGCCACCAGCGACCTGGAGAATGCTTATAAGTCGGAAGGAGACAGCATCCGTTTGCAATGGACCATCAACCGCCATGGCTTACCGGTGGCAGGTGATCCGAATACACCATCTTTCGATGGCCGTCCTTATCCTGCGTTGAACAGTCATTCTAAATCTGCACGTTTCAGCCGCAAACATTACATACCAAAAGCACAAAGACCGGCGAACGGATTGCCGGCTTTGAACGACAAGATCCTGCGGTTTTCTGAAGCCCTGCTGATCCATGCAGAGGCCTGTGCTATGCAGAATAAAACAACTGAGGCACTTGCTTCTCTGAAAAGAGTGCGCGACAGGGTGAACCTCACCACGAATATGGCATTAACCGGCTGGGACCTCATCAATGCAGTGCGTAAAGAGAGAAGACTTGAATTCGCTTTTGAAGGAGACCGTTTGTACGATATCCGCAGGTGGAAAGACCAGGCCGGCAAACCGGTGATCAACAGCATCATGGGGCCGAACGGAAGTTTTGTGTTGTACAATACGCAAACCAGTACGGATGTATGGGAAAAGAGGAATCCTGTGGAATTGCAGAACAAGGGTTTCAATTTCAATCCTGAGATCCACGCGTTATGGCCTATCCCGTCCAACCAGATCATTATTTCTGAAGGAGCTGTGAAGCAGAATCCCGGATACTTTTAA